The Allocoprobacillus halotolerans nucleotide sequence TCTTAATTTGTTGTCCATCAAATATCACTTCAATTGAAAAAAGTGCTATTCAAGATGTGGCTTTAAGATGTGGGGCTAAACGTGTTTATATTGAAGAAGAACCAAAAGTAGCAGCTATTGGTGCTGGTTTAGATATTTCTAAACCGTCAGGAAATATGGTTGTTGATATTGGTGGGGGAACAACTGATATTGCTGTTCTTTCATTAGGAGATATTGTCACAAGTACATCTTTAAAAATTGCTGGTGATAAAATGGATGCTGAATTAATTAAATATGTTAAAGATAAATATAAATTATTAATTGGGGATCGTACAGCAGAAGAAATCAAGATGACAATTGGTAGTGCTTATGAAGCCGATCCAAAAGATGTTATGGATGTTAGAGGTAGAGACTTAGTGACTGGATTACCTCATACAATTCAATTAAATGCGAAAGAAACACAAGAAGCATTAGAAGAATGTTGTATGACAATTTTACGTTCTACAAAACAAGTTCTTGAACAAACACCACCAGAACTTTCAGCTGATATTGTTAATAAAGGTGTATTCTTAACAGGTGGAGGAGCATTACTTCATAACTTAGATAAATTCTTAGAAGAAGGTTTAGGTGTTCCTGTATTTGTTGCTGAAAACGCACTTGACTGTGTTGCTGAAGGATGCGGTGTGATGTTAGAAAACACACAGTATTTACAGTAGTAAAGTAAGTATCATCTTTTGAGGTGATACTTTTTCTTATCTTGTAAAAAAGATGGATTTTTGAATAATTTTGATAAAATAGGGGACGAGGTGAATAAAGATGGGTCAAAAAAAGTATTTTTTCTTTGATATTGATGGTACTTTAGCAGTAGGAACACCTGGAGATCAATACGTTCCAGAATCTGCCAAAAGAACAATTAAAGAACTTGAAGCAAAGGGACATTTTGTAGCTATTGCGACAGGAAGAAGTTATGCGATGGCGGTGAATCATATGAAGGAATTGGGATTTAAAAATATGGTGAGTGATGGAGGTAATGGTATCACTATCAACAATAAGTTAATAGAAATTAAACCGTTAGACTATGAAAAATGTTTAGCTTTAATAGATGAATGCCAACAAAAGGGTTTTATATGGGCAATTTCACCTGATAATGAAACAAGACGTTTAGCACCGGATCATCGTTTTTATGATTTTACACATGATATTTATATGGATACAGTTGTTGAAGAGGGATTGGATCCAAGAAACTATGATCAGATATACAAAGTTTATATTGCATGTTTTTCTCCAGAAGAAGAAAAACTTGAGACATTAAAGGAACTTCCTTGGTGTCGTTTCCATAAAGAATATCTCTTTGTTGAACCAGGAGATAAATCAGTTGGAATTAAAGCTATCGTAGATTATTTTGGTGGCAGTTATGAAGATGTTGTGGTATTTGGTGATGAAAAGAATGATTTAAGTATGTTTAGAGATGAATGGACTTCTATTGCAATGGGAAATGCGATTGAACCTTTAAAAGCAAAAGCAACTTATATAACAGATAATGCTGAAGATGATGGGATTTATAAAGCTTGTCAGCATTTTGGATGGGTGGATTAAATGGAAAAAAGATTATATTTTTTGATATAGATGGAACATTGTTTTGTCCTGAATTAGGTGGTATTACTCATGAAGTGAAAACAGCGATTAAAAATGTTCAACAACAAGGACATTTATGTTTTATTGCGAGTGGTAGACCTTATGGTTTTATTGCCCAAAATGTTAAAGATATTGGTTTTGATGGATATGTACTTGCTAATGGAGCCAACGTCAAATACCAAAATCAAGATTTAGAAGTCAGATATATGAATCCTCAAAAAGTCAAACAACTTTGTAAACAACTAAAAGCTAAAAATATTGAATATATTTTACAAACATCTTCGCTATGTTATATGAGTCAAACAAATGAGAATCTTTTAAACTTTTATTCTCATTGTAATATTGATTTTCATAATTTATGTTATGAATATGATGAAAATGAAGTAGCTCAAAGAACTGTAAAAATCGAGGCATGGACAAAGACTCAAGAAGAAATAGATTATCTTGTATCATGTTTATCAACATTTTCATATGAACTGCATCCAGATAATCATAGTTTAGAAATTTATGCCAGTGATGTATCTAAGGCAACTGGTATCATGGATGTTATCAATGAATTTCAATTAAGCGTGGATGATAGTTATTGTTTTGGGGATGGACCTAATGATATTGAAATGTTTGAAACCGTAGGACATCCTATAGCTATGGGTAACGCTATTGAGAATATAAAAAAGAGAGCAGAAATAATTTGTCCAAGTGTTATGGAAAATGGTGTCGCTGTGCAATTGAAGAAAATATTTTTGTAAAAGACTAGCTTATTAATAGGCTAGTTTTTCAATTATGAGAAAGTGAGGGTACCCCTCATTTTTTGTGAAGGTAAAGTAAAAAGAGTAGGATGAGCTACTCTTTTTGTCATTTACAACTTTATAAAATGAAAAGTTATGGTTCTAATAGTCTAATATACACATTAATAACATGATAAACATAAAAAGTAATGAGAAACTAGCAACAAGTAAAGCGAAGTTAAAACCAGTCTTGTTTTGAACTTCATTTTTAATGCCAAAGGCTAAAGAAAAGACAAAAATAAAAGGATAAATGAACCATGTTAAATAAAAGAAGGTTTGAAAAGCATCGTTATAAAATAATTCTGCAAGCATTATTATTCCTCCTTGTCTTGATTAAGATAATCATTGAGAATTTGATCAAGTTCAGGCAAATGTTTCTTTAAAATAATAGGTCTACCATCTTTGTTTAAAAAACAATGTAGACTTTTTCAATAGAAACAATTTCACCTTTGACTTTCATGATATATTCAATTTCTAATCTTGTACCTTTATAAGCAGATATTCTTGTTTCAATAGTAATAATATCTGGAAATGTTGTACTTTTTTATAATCACATTGAATGCTAATGACAGGAGAAGAAACATCAAGTTTTTCCATTTTATCATAGCCAAAACCAATTTGTTGTAAAAAGTTAACACGTGCTTCTTCCATAAAACGAATGTAATTGGAATGATGTGTAATTTGCATTTTATCTGTTTCATAATATTGAATTTGATGTATGTATAATGAACTCCTTTATATTCTTTTCGCTATTTCAGATGTGAGAAGATCAATATATATAAAGAAAATAATCTGATTTTCAAGATATTGATCTAAGCTTTGATTCGTAGAAGAAGGTAACCAAATATAATGATTACATAATTTTTTTATAGAAAGTTTATCATTCATTGTGACTAAGGCTAATTGAAAATCAATTTCTTGTTTTAAATCTTTTAACATTGATTTAAGTTGAATCAAACCACTTCCTTTATTTGTAAAGAAAATAAAAATATCATTTTTATGAATAATCTGTGATAATTCATGTAATTCATCATTTTGTAGAACTAATGATTTTTTATTTAATTTAAATAAATTATATTGAAGCATTTTGGCAGGTAAAGAACTTTTATGAAATCCTGAAATATAAATAGATTCAGCATGGATAATAGCTTCAGCAAGCTGTTCCATCTTTTCATAATCCATAGATTGTTTCATAATGTGAATTAAATGAATATACAAGTCTAAAGAATTGTTGTTTTGTAAACTAGAATCAGTTCCTTGTTTTTGATAGCGAAAGACATCAAACTTAAATTCATTAAAACCATCATAACCAAGTTTTTGACAAAAACGTGTAATTGTTGCTTGAGAAACATGATAGTTCTTAGATAAATCAGTAGCTGAACTTCTTAAAATAATTTCTAAATCATTATGTAAAAGATCATATATAATCATTTCTTTTTTTGTAAAGGTTTCTTTTTTTAATTCCATTTTCTCAAAAGGATTCATTTTATCATCTCCTAAGACTTATTATAATAAAAAAAGACTATTTCGCAAAATGAAATAGTCTACTTACATAATTCTTTTGCACATAAGATAGTATGGTCAATAAAATCATCAGCATTTCCTTTTTCCAAACGAGAAATATATGTTTCAAAGTATAAACCATAATCTTCTTCACAAACAAAATAATTTGAATAGTTTTCACAATATCCCATGATAATAACGATTTTATCTTGAAAAGCTTCTCTTATACGTTTTGCAAAAACAGCTGTAATATCACCTGGTAATGTAATAAACATAAGTCCACCTAAATCAATGATATGACTATATAATGATAAAGTCATAGGACTTTTTTCATGTTTAAATTTCAAATTATTTAATAATTGTTGTTTGTAAGGAATATCATTGTTTTCAGGATGAGATTGGACATATTGTTCAAGTTGTGGAATGGTTTGTGTTATAAAATCGTCTTTTCCAGTATAAACATAGTTGGCTTGATAAGATGAGAATTGTAAATTTGAAATAGATACATTGATGTCTTTGGCTTCTATGAGCTGGGAAAAAATGAGATCAGCGACACGATATAATTCTTCTTCACCGCTTTTTCTCTGTAAAAACGTGTTGATACATCTCCACAACATCCATTAACTATCATACAAGGTTGTTTATGAGTATCTTGATAACGTAAACGAATTTGTCCTAATAAATCAGCTGATAATTTTTGATTTGTCTGATTTAATAGGGTTGGATGACATGCTAGAGAAATCAAAGAAAATAGTAGCTCTTTTGAATGAGTATTCATAAATTCTAAAATATAAGCATTTTTATCTGACTGTCCATTCAATATATTTCTGTTTCCATAAATACCGTCAATAACCGTATGTTTGATAGATAATGATACTTCTACCATTGAATCTATTGCTTTTTGAATAGATTCAATAAATTGTGTAATGAGTTGTTCTTGGAGTTGCGTTTCTACCGTTGTCTTTTCAAAAAAAGGTTTAAAATACGCGGTGCTGAATGCGTATGAATACATCCAATAACAACTTGATCTTGTGAAATATTATAAAGCTCACAAATCTTATTTTTTACTGGTTCTATCACACTATTTTCAATAATAATAGAATCTAAAATTGAAATAATGAATAGCTTTTCTTGTGAACATAATGCCATGGTATTGATCTCAATAGGATCTAAAATACCAATAGATTGATAAGGACGATTATAACCTGCCATATAGACAGGATTTTTAGGCGTAATATCTAATTTATTATAACCTGCTTTCATAATTTCCACCTCCAAGAAGAGTATAACATAAATTTTTATAAAATGAAAGAGTATTCAAAAAATAAAATTTTATATTGCAAAACCATTCACTATGTGGTACGCTATATTTGTCAAATGAAACCGGTTAACAAAATGACATATTTAAAAGGAGGAAATCAATATTATGAATTCAACACAAAATGGATTTATGGCTAAGTTCCAAGCATTATTAGAAAAATATGTTGTTCCAGTAGCAACAAAGATTTCACAACAAAAACATCTTGCTGCTGTACGTGATGGTTTAACAGTATTAGTTCCAGTAACGATTATTGGAGGGTTTGCTATATTGCTAGCGCAACCTCCAGTTAGTGCAAGTATGCAACCAACAAATATATTATTTCAATTCTTATGTACATGGCGTGATTGGGCTGCTGCCAATATTGGTGTTTTGTTAACACCTTATAATCTTACAATAGGTGCAATTGCAGTGTATGTAACATTAGGAGTTGCTTATCAATTATGTAAAACATATAAGATGGATCCAATTTCAAACTTGATTTCTACATTACTTGTTTTTTTATGTGTTTCAGGTGTTCCTCAAGGATTTGTAAGTGGCGAAGCAACTGTTAATGCTATCCCTTTAACAAATTTAGGAGCAAGTGGAATGTTTACAGCAATATTAGTTGCTATTTCAGTTGTCGAAATTAATCATTTCTTTGTTAAAAAGAATATTGTTATTAAAATGCCAGCATCTGTACCACCAAATGTTGCTGCACCATTTCATTTATTAATTCCAGCAGTTGTTAATGTTGTCTTATTTATTGGCTTAAATATGCTTTCAAGTCAACTCTTTGGAGCAGATATTCCTGGTTTGATTTATGCTTTATTCCAACCATTAATTTCAGCAACAGGTTCACTTCCTTCAATTTTATTAATTAATGTTTTAATGACAACATTCTGGTTCTTTGGGGTTCATGGAGCTAACATGGTAGGAGTTGTTACAGGACCATTAACATTAGTTGGTTTAACAGCAAATGCTACAGCTTATGCTGCTGGAAAAGACTTACCATATATTTTTGCAGGAGCAGTTAACAGTGTTTATGGGGGATGGATTTCATATTTTGCTGTTGTAGTTGTAATCTTATTATTCTGTAAGTCATCACAAGCAAGATCAATTGCAAAAATTGCTTCAGTACCAGCATTCTTTAATATTAATGAACCATTAATTTTTGGTTTACCTACAGTGTTAAATCCATTTACATTAATAACTTTCTTAATTTGCAACAATCTTAACTTTACAATTGTTTACTTTTTAATGGAAAGTAACTTCTTAGGAAAATTCTTTGTATCTATGCCTTTTACAGTACCAGGACCATTACAAGCATGGTTATCTTCTATGGATCCAAAATCAATTCTTGTTTGGGCAGCTTTATTAGTATTGGATGTTATTATTGCACTACCATTTATTAAAGCATATGATAAACAATTATTAGCAACAGAAAATGTAGAAGAAATGAGTGCAGAATAATTTGCACTCTCTTTATTAAAAATGAAAGTTATTATTAATGCAGATGATTTTGGTTATACCAAGGGAGTAACTGAAGGGATTGTAGAAGGTCATAAAAAAGGGATTATTAGATCCACAACAGCTTTATGTAATATGGAATATGTAGAATATGGAAAAGAATTAATAAAGGATTTACCTAATTTAGCAGTTGGAGTACATTTAACACTTACATTGGGGAAGTCATTAACTCAAAATAAGACATTAACTGATGAGAAGGGTTGTTTTTACAAACCTGCACAGTTAATTGATCATACATTTGACATCGATGAAGTCTATCAAGAATTTAAAGCCCAAATAGAAAAATATATAGAAATATTTGGTCATTTACCAAGTCATCTTGATAGTCATCATGGGATGCATGATTTTAAAAATAATTATCTTGCTACAAAGAGATTATCAGAAGAATATGGTATACCAGTTAGAAGATATAGTCATTATCTCTTTGTCAGTGAATTTGTTAAGGACAACATTTCTATTGAAGGATTCATTCGTATTCTTGATAAATACAAAGGTCAAGATATTGAAATCATGACTCACCCAGGTTACTGTGATTTAGAACTTTATCAAAAAAGTTCATATTCATTAGAAAGAGTCAAAGAACTATATGTTTTTTGTCATCCAAAAATAAAAAAATATATTAAAGAAAATAATATAATTTTAACAAATTATATGGAGGTGGAAGAATGAAGACATTGAGAATAGGTTCAGGAGCTGGCTATGCAGGTGATCGTATTGAACCTGCTATTGATTTAATGCAAAGAGGAAATCTTGATTATATCATTTTTGAATGTCTTGCTGAAAGAACAATCTCTTTAGCACAGAAGGAAAAACAAAAAGATCCAACCAAAGGATATAATGATTTATTTGAATATCGTTTCGATAAAATTTTAGATTCTTTGAAATCTCATAAGGTGAAAGTTATTACAAATATGGGAGCGGCTAATCCTCGTTCAGGAGCTTATAAATGTCAAGAAATGGCTAAAGCTAAAGGCTTAACGAATTTAAAAATAGCTTATGTTGAAGGGGATGATATGACAGAAAAATTATCTCAATATATGGATTATCAGGTTATGGAAACAGGTAAAACCTTAAATGATATTGATGGTGAAATCCTATCAGCAAATGGTTATATTGGAATTGCGGGCATTGTAGAAGCGTTAAATCAACAGGCTGATATTGTCATTACTGGTAGAGTCGCTGATCCTTCTCTAGCGTTAGCTCCTTTGGTTTATGAATTTGGTTGGGCAATGGATGATTATGAAAAACTAGGAAAAGGAACATGGATTGGACATTTGCTTGAATGTGCCGGACAAGTGACAGGAGGGTACTATGCTGATCCAGGATATAAAGATGTGTCTGAATTATGGAATCTTGGTTTCCCTATCATTGAAGTCGAAGAAAGTGGCGATGCGATTGTCACAAAGCTTAATCATACGGGTGGTTTAGTCAGCGAACAAACTGTCAAGGAACAGACACTTTATGAAATTCAAGATCCACAAAATTATTTTACACCTGATGTCATTGCTGATTTTTCACATGTGAAAGTGGAACAGGTGGGTAAAGATCGAGTGAAAATTACTGGTGCAACTGGTCATGCGCCTAATGGCTTTTATAAGACAAGCGTTGGTTATCATGACTGTTATATTGGTGAAGGTCAAATCAGTTATGGTGGTTTCAATGCGTTAAATAAAGCAAAACTTGCAAAAGAAATATTGGAACATCGCTTTGAAATGATTGGCTTAAAATATGAAGAAATCAGATATGATTATATGGGTTATAATGCACTATATATGGATTCTATTTCACAAAAATTAAATCAAAATACAATGCATGAAATTCGTTTACGTGTTGCTGCTCGTGTTAAAGACAATGAAAATGCTCAAAAAGTTGGCAATGAAGTTGAAGCGCTATATACGAATGGACCATCAGGTGGTGGTGGAGCAACCAAAAATATTAAGGATATTATCAGTATTGCATCTATTTTAATTCCATCTCAACATTTTAAAATAACTGTAGGATATTTGGAGGTATAAGAAATGAAACTTAAAGAAATTGCTCATTCAAGAACAGGGGACAAAGG carries:
- a CDS encoding rod shape-determining protein, whose translation is MKLSKEIGIDLGTANILIYVKGEGIVVNEPSVVTINTETNKPIAVGEEARDMLGKTPGKFQAIRPLKDGVIADFQITEILLTHFINKLNLKGVFSRPTILICCPSNITSIEKSAIQDVALRCGAKRVYIEEEPKVAAIGAGLDISKPSGNMVVDIGGGTTDIAVLSLGDIVTSTSLKIAGDKMDAELIKYVKDKYKLLIGDRTAEEIKMTIGSAYEADPKDVMDVRGRDLVTGLPHTIQLNAKETQEALEECCMTILRSTKQVLEQTPPELSADIVNKGVFLTGGGALLHNLDKFLEEGLGVPVFVAENALDCVAEGCGVMLENTQYLQ
- a CDS encoding HAD-IIB family hydrolase, which produces MGQKKYFFFDIDGTLAVGTPGDQYVPESAKRTIKELEAKGHFVAIATGRSYAMAVNHMKELGFKNMVSDGGNGITINNKLIEIKPLDYEKCLALIDECQQKGFIWAISPDNETRRLAPDHRFYDFTHDIYMDTVVEEGLDPRNYDQIYKVYIACFSPEEEKLETLKELPWCRFHKEYLFVEPGDKSVGIKAIVDYFGGSYEDVVVFGDEKNDLSMFRDEWTSIAMGNAIEPLKAKATYITDNAEDDGIYKACQHFGWVD
- a CDS encoding HAD family hydrolase; its protein translation is MSAFWMGGLNGKKIIFFDIDGTLFCPELGGITHEVKTAIKNVQQQGHLCFIASGRPYGFIAQNVKDIGFDGYVLANGANVKYQNQDLEVRYMNPQKVKQLCKQLKAKNIEYILQTSSLCYMSQTNENLLNFYSHCNIDFHNLCYEYDENEVAQRTVKIEAWTKTQEEIDYLVSCLSTFSYELHPDNHSLEIYASDVSKATGIMDVINEFQLSVDDSYCFGDGPNDIEMFETVGHPIAMGNAIENIKKRAEIICPSVMENGVAVQLKKIFL
- a CDS encoding acyl-CoA thioesterase, encoding MHQIQYYETDKMQITHHSNYIRFMEEARVNFLQQIGFGYDKMEKLDVSSPVISIQCDYKKVQHFQILLLLKQEYLLIKVQD
- a CDS encoding MurR/RpiR family transcriptional regulator — its product is MNPFEKMELKKETFTKKEMIIYDLLHNDLEIILRSSATDLSKNYHVSQATITRFCQKLGYDGFNEFKFDVFRYQKQGTDSSLQNNNSLDLYIHLIHIMKQSMDYEKMEQLAEAIIHAESIYISGFHKSSLPAKMLQYNLFKLNKKSLVLQNDELHELSQIIHKNDIFIFFTNKGSGLIQLKSMLKDLKQEIDFQLALVTMNDKLSIKKLCNHYIWLPSSTNQSLDQYLENQIIFFIYIDLLTSEIAKRI
- a CDS encoding PTS sugar transporter subunit IIC, producing the protein MNSTQNGFMAKFQALLEKYVVPVATKISQQKHLAAVRDGLTVLVPVTIIGGFAILLAQPPVSASMQPTNILFQFLCTWRDWAAANIGVLLTPYNLTIGAIAVYVTLGVAYQLCKTYKMDPISNLISTLLVFLCVSGVPQGFVSGEATVNAIPLTNLGASGMFTAILVAISVVEINHFFVKKNIVIKMPASVPPNVAAPFHLLIPAVVNVVLFIGLNMLSSQLFGADIPGLIYALFQPLISATGSLPSILLINVLMTTFWFFGVHGANMVGVVTGPLTLVGLTANATAYAAGKDLPYIFAGAVNSVYGGWISYFAVVVVILLFCKSSQARSIAKIASVPAFFNINEPLIFGLPTVLNPFTLITFLICNNLNFTIVYFLMESNFLGKFFVSMPFTVPGPLQAWLSSMDPKSILVWAALLVLDVIIALPFIKAYDKQLLATENVEEMSAE
- a CDS encoding carbohydrate deacetylase, which gives rise to MKVIINADDFGYTKGVTEGIVEGHKKGIIRSTTALCNMEYVEYGKELIKDLPNLAVGVHLTLTLGKSLTQNKTLTDEKGCFYKPAQLIDHTFDIDEVYQEFKAQIEKYIEIFGHLPSHLDSHHGMHDFKNNYLATKRLSEEYGIPVRRYSHYLFVSEFVKDNISIEGFIRILDKYKGQDIEIMTHPGYCDLELYQKSSYSLERVKELYVFCHPKIKKYIKENNIILTNYMEVEE
- a CDS encoding acyclic terpene utilization AtuA family protein; the protein is MKTLRIGSGAGYAGDRIEPAIDLMQRGNLDYIIFECLAERTISLAQKEKQKDPTKGYNDLFEYRFDKILDSLKSHKVKVITNMGAANPRSGAYKCQEMAKAKGLTNLKIAYVEGDDMTEKLSQYMDYQVMETGKTLNDIDGEILSANGYIGIAGIVEALNQQADIVITGRVADPSLALAPLVYEFGWAMDDYEKLGKGTWIGHLLECAGQVTGGYYADPGYKDVSELWNLGFPIIEVEESGDAIVTKLNHTGGLVSEQTVKEQTLYEIQDPQNYFTPDVIADFSHVKVEQVGKDRVKITGATGHAPNGFYKTSVGYHDCYIGEGQISYGGFNALNKAKLAKEILEHRFEMIGLKYEEIRYDYMGYNALYMDSISQKLNQNTMHEIRLRVAARVKDNENAQKVGNEVEALYTNGPSGGGGATKNIKDIISIASILIPSQHFKITVGYLEV